Proteins encoded within one genomic window of Priestia megaterium:
- a CDS encoding SDR family oxidoreductase, with protein MLNVEEKVVILTGASSGIGEATAKVLANKGAKVVLSARREDRLRKLKSEIENRGGTVEYKVTDVTSQQQLEDLASFTLDNFGQIDVLINNAGFMPLSYLHEKRVTEWEQMIDVNVKGVLYGIAAVLPYMRRKKQGHIINVSSVAGHIAFPSSAVYSGTKFAVRAITEGLRQEEVENNVRTTIISPGAVDTELVNCISNQEIKKGIEEQIREFGLPAEAIANSILYAISQPDNIAVNEIIVRPTKQEI; from the coding sequence ATGTTAAATGTTGAAGAGAAGGTAGTTATTTTAACTGGAGCTTCAAGTGGAATCGGTGAAGCAACTGCTAAAGTACTTGCTAATAAAGGAGCTAAGGTTGTACTATCTGCAAGACGTGAGGACCGATTACGAAAACTCAAGTCAGAAATTGAAAATCGAGGTGGTACAGTCGAATATAAAGTAACAGACGTTACTTCTCAACAACAGTTAGAAGATCTTGCAAGTTTTACCCTAGATAACTTTGGACAAATTGATGTCCTGATTAACAATGCTGGTTTTATGCCCCTTTCTTATTTGCATGAAAAAAGAGTGACAGAATGGGAACAAATGATTGATGTAAATGTAAAAGGTGTCCTTTATGGTATTGCTGCGGTTCTCCCCTATATGAGAAGAAAAAAACAAGGGCATATTATTAATGTTTCTTCTGTTGCAGGGCACATAGCTTTTCCGTCAAGTGCTGTCTATTCAGGTACGAAATTTGCTGTAAGGGCTATTACTGAAGGGCTGCGACAGGAAGAAGTAGAAAATAATGTTCGTACAACAATTATTTCACCTGGGGCAGTGGATACAGAATTGGTAAATTGCATTTCTAATCAAGAAATTAAAAAAGGTATTGAAGAACAGATTAGGGAATTTGGACTTCCTGCGGAAGCAATTGCTAATTCGATTTTATATGCAATTTCTCAACCAGATAATATAGCTGTCAATGAAATAATTGTAAGACCAACTAAACAGGAAATATAA